Below is a window of Streptomyces qaidamensis DNA.
GAGGCAGACGGCATCACCGGCCCAGACCTGACAGGCCGTGGCCGGACGCTCTGAGTATAGTTGGCTGGCAGCCAGTCAACACAGGAGTTACAGCATGTCTCCGCGTAGCGCCTCGGTCAATGAAGAGTTGCGGCGGCGCTCCCGGGAGCGGCTCCTGCAGGCTGCGGTCGAGCTGGTGGGCGAGCGCGGTTACGACGCGACGACCCTCGGCGACATCGCCGACCGAGCGGGTTCGGCCCGTGGTCTGGTGTCGTACTACTTCCCCGGCAAGCGCCAGCTGGTGCAGTCCGCCGTGCACCGGCTGATGCACCGCACGCTGGAGGAGGCGCTGGAGCGCGAGCCGCGCACCGAGGACGGCCGGGAGCGGATGGCCCGGGCCATCGACGCGATCCTGGGCCTGGCCCGGGACCGGCCCGTGCTGATGCGCCAGCACATGGCGGGGATCCTGCAGGCCGAGGGCTTCATGCAGTGCCCGGAGCAGCGGCGGCTGGCCGAGCTGCTGCGGGACACCATGGTCCGGCACGGTTCACCGGACGTCGACAGCGACTATCCGATGATGCGTGCCCTGCTGATGGGCGCCGTGTACGCGGCCCTGGTGCCGGGGGTGCCGATGCCGGTGCCGGTGCTGCGGGCCGAGTTGTTCAAGCGCTACCGGCTCGACTGGGAGCTGGGCCTCCCGCCGGAGACCGGAGTCTGCGGCGGGAGGGGCGACAAGGATCTGTCGCGGTTCTTCGCGACCGGGGCCGCACCGGAGTGCGGTCCGCCGGATCAGTCGAAGTAGTCCGGCTGCGTCTGCACGTTGAGCTCACGCATGTGGACCCAGCGAGCCGGGTCCGTGCGCCGGTCCTTGATCTTCAGGACGTCGAAGCCCCGCGCGTACTCGTTCGAGTAGATGTAGCCGTTGTAGTAGTACGCCGACCACGAACCGCCCGACTTGATCGTGTCGGTGGTCAGCGGGCCGCGGTCGAAGTAGGCGATCTCCTTCGGTTTGGCCGAGTCGGTGAAGTCCCAGACGGAGACGCCGCCCTGGTACCAGGCCTGGACCATGATGTCCTTGCCCTTGACCGGGATCAGCGAACCGTTGTGGGCGACGCAGTTCTCGGTGTCCGCCTGGTGGCGGGGGATCTTGAAGTAGCTGCGGAAGACGAGCTTGCGCTTGTCGCCCTTGCCGACGATGTCGTAGATGCCGTCGGCACCGCGGTCCGGGCCGACCTCCGCGTTACAGGTGGCCGCGCCGCCACCGCCCAGCTCGTCGGTGTAGACGACCTTGTTCGCCTTCTGGTTGAA
It encodes the following:
- a CDS encoding TetR/AcrR family transcriptional regulator — translated: MSPRSASVNEELRRRSRERLLQAAVELVGERGYDATTLGDIADRAGSARGLVSYYFPGKRQLVQSAVHRLMHRTLEEALEREPRTEDGRERMARAIDAILGLARDRPVLMRQHMAGILQAEGFMQCPEQRRLAELLRDTMVRHGSPDVDSDYPMMRALLMGAVYAALVPGVPMPVPVLRAELFKRYRLDWELGLPPETGVCGGRGDKDLSRFFATGAAPECGPPDQSK